One Numenius arquata chromosome 10, bNumArq3.hap1.1, whole genome shotgun sequence DNA segment encodes these proteins:
- the MINPP1 gene encoding multiple inositol polyphosphate phosphatase 1 produces the protein MAPRRTVAALVSAAALLLPLASAGLSGYFGTKSRYEEVNPHLLKDPLSLGPAAGSRLPAACAPLQLRALLRHGTRYPTAGQIRRLGQLHARLVRRPAAADCPAAAHLAAWQMWYEESLDGRLAPQGRRDMEHLARRLAARFPALFAARRLVLASSSKHRCLQSGAAFRRGLGPSLSLGSDEVEVEVNDSLMRFFDHCAKFVALVEENDVAMCQVDAFKEGPEMRKVLEKVASALCLPVEELNADLVQVAFLTCSYELAIKNVTSPWCSLFSEEDAKVLEYLNDLKQYWKRGYGYDINSRSSCILFQDIFQHLDKAVEESKSSKPISSPLIVQVGHAETLQPLLALMGFFKDDEPLKANNYIRQAHRKFRSGRIVPYAANLVFVLYHCDQVNTSKEEYQVQILLNEKPMSFHHSNETISTYADLKDYYKDILENCHFKEECELPKLNITTIDEL, from the exons ATGGCGCCGCGGCGGACGGTCGCCGCGCTCGTCTCCGCTGCCGCCCTTCTCCTGCCGCTGGCGAGCGCGGGGTTGAGCGGCTACTTCGGCACCAAGTCCCGCTACGAGGAGGTGAACCCGCACCTGCTGAAGGACCCGCTCTCGCTGGGTCCCGCCGCCGGGTCGCGGCTGCCCGCCGCCTGCGCGCCGCTGCAGCTCCGCGCCTTGCTCCGCCACGGCACCCGCTACCCTACGGCCGGACAGATCCGCCGCCTGGGCCAGCTGCACGCCCGCCTCgtccgccgccccgccgctgcagACTGCCCCGCCGCTGCCCACCTGGCCGCCTGGCAGATGTGGTACGAGGAGAGCCTCGACGGGCGGCTGGCGCCGCAGGGCCGGCGCGACATGGAGCACCTGGCCCGCCGCTTGGCCGCCCGCTTCCCCGCCCTCTTCGCCGCCCGCCGCCTGGTGCTGGCCAGCAGCTCCAAGCACCGCTGCCTGCAGAGCGGCGCTGCCTTCCGCCGCGGGCTCGGGCCTTCCCTCAGCCTCGGCAGTGACG AAGTGGAGGTTGAAGTTAACGATTCCTTGATGCGGTTTTTCGATCATTGCGCAAAGTTTGTTGCCTTGGTGGAAGAGAACGACGTGGCGATGTGCCAGGTGGATGCCTTCAAAGAGGGGCCGGAGATGAGGAAGGTCTTGGAGAAGGTTGCAAGTGCCTTGTGTTTGCCAGTGGAGGAGCTGAACGCAG ATCTTGTTCAAGTGGCTTTTCTCACCTGCTCATATGAGTTGGCAATAAAAAATGTGACCTCCCCATGGTGTTCACTCTTCAGCGAAGAAGATGCCAAG GTGCTGGAATATCTGAACGACCTGAAGCAATACTGGAAGAGAGGATATGGCTATGATATCAATAGTCGTTCCAGCTGCATTTTATTCCAAGATATCTTCCAGCATTTGGACAAAGCGGTGGAAGAGagcaaaag ttcaAAACCCATTTCTTCACCTTTGATTGTACAAGTTGGACATGCAGAGACGCTTCAGCCACTGCTTGCCCTTATGGGTTTCTTCAAAGATGATGAGCCTCTCAAGGCAAACAACTACATCAGACAAGCACATCGGAAATTTCGCAGTGGCCGGATTGTGCCTTATGCTGCCAACCTGGTATTTGTGCTTTACCACTGTGATCAAGTGAACACCTCTAAAGAAGAGTATCAAGTGCAGATACTGTTGAATGAAAAACCGATGTCATTTCATCACTCAAATGAAACCATCTCCACTTATGCAGACCTCAAGGACTATTACAAGGACATCCTGGAAAACTGCCACTTCAAAGAAGAGTGTGAATTGCCAAAACTTAATATTACCACTATTGATGAACTTTGA